GCCATTTTCCAAGCAATTGAGTAAAGGTTATTCGTGAAATTTTCAAATTCGAtgtttatttgttattgttgtcGTCAGCTTGGACAAAGGAGGCGGTGGATATATTTATGGGCTTAATATGTCAATCTTTGGGCTATGGATGGGCCCTTTTAGTATTGATGGATTTATATTTGGGCTATGAATCGGTCCAAATCGTATGGACTGATATTCAGCCTAACAAGCAACTCAACTTGGTGAAAACCAAACGAACTTGTGAGGCTTGCCCCGGCCTTAAGAGAGTCCCTTACACCGGATGGGCCGCAAATGCTTTCTTTTACAGCATCTAATTAGAAGCTGCCACGTCAGATAAGTACACAAAATGCAATAGACTTGGAAACACCAGATTCTTAAACAAATTTCATCATCTTTCTCTTGCACGTTCAAAGCCCCAACTCaactatttcaaaaaataaaaaataaaaaaaccccaAATCAACGGAAACCACCCGAGGTTCGGAGCAGCCGAACGCCGCGGTCACAATCAGCCGAACGCcaacaagaacaacaacaaGTGTAAGTCAAAAACCAACAAGACTCAGCAACCCACGAACACTAACAAAAGTGAAGGTCGTttgaataaacccaaaaaattaaataattattcttaagaatagtcatttttttttgtttggtaaaagtttatttttaagaataataattcTGAGAATCACTAATAActatccataaaaaataaaaaaaaataaaaaaaaaataaaaaaaaaaaggagaaaaagaagtggaatagctattcatttCATGTGGGAATAAGGCATCCGTTTAAGTTGCCACAAAAGCCATTCAGTCTCTCGTTATTCCAGCGCCCTAAACAGTCTGTCTTCCTCAAATTGCAAACCGTCCGTCTTCTTCAGACTGCAACTCGTCCGTCTTCCAACCAGGTATCTCTCATCTCTCGCCCCCTCTCTGTatttctatctctcatctctctgtttctgtattcgtttttttttttttgtgtgctgCCTTCCTGTTTAGCGTCGccaagagagggagagagaaggaaagagagGGAGGAGTGTGTGGGCTTCCTTGGGGTGCAGTCCGGCCGTCCTCCAAAGATATTTCTCCCGTCaacatttttttccaaatcGATAATCTCTTTAGCTTGTTGGTTTTAATTTTGGGGTGAGTATCGATTGAGTAAAATGTTGAAATAAAtttgttgatttgttttgttgcgATTTTGAGCTTGAATTTCCAGTTGTTTGTATACTGAATTTGGGGGTTTTCTTAGACGGGCTGAATGGCCCAACTCGATTGAAGAGTGGATGAAATTTCTTTGGTTGCGGGATTGGAGTTTCTTGGGTTGTTCTGGCTAAGCACCGAATGGGTGTtgtgattttgaagaaattttgggTTGTTTGGAATTAGGGCTGTCGGTTGGGAGGATGGCCGAATGAAGAGGTGAGATTTTGTCGTGAGAAATTGTTTATGtagtttatgtttcaaaaataaaaataaaaataaatttttttttttttaaaaagttcttaataaaaataaattatatttgtattataaagatattttaagaaatttaattaCAATATGATTCCATTATCATCCTATTGAACTGtaccaaacaaagaaatatgaaTAGCAATTACATTCAACCCTCTATTTCAGTGTTTCAATCAAACTAAGGAATATAAATAGTTATTTCATTCCACTCTTCTATTCTCAAAAATAGCTGTTCATTTTTCTGATGGAATAATCATTCTGCTAACCAAACTAGCCTTAAGCCAAAAACCAACATTTAGCCAGACCAGCGTGGGTCACAGCCAGACCCGCGTGCCTGGGCCACCAACATCATCCATCTCTCTCTTGGGCGGATTATGGCGGTGGCTCCATGGATTCTGGATGGTTGGTGTTCGGCCTTCGTGGTGGGCAGCGAAAATTCTTGGTGGTCGGAGGCGCTGCTTGGTGGTGGCCGGTTGTGGTGGTAGGGTGGCAGGTGGCAGGGAAATTTGGGAGAGAGAGGGGGCGGGAGCATGTGGGAGAGAGGgggaaaatgaagagaattttcTTTTGACTAGGTTAGTTGATCAGGTGTTTtcatttctattaaattttatGCTCTTGGCTGATGTGTCAAGTTTTGATTTGTTGCTGTAAAAGTGGTATTTTGCAGCGCATCACCTAAGGTTTTCTCAAGAAACAAATGTAATTGCTCTCTCTAACAATGGCTGCACTTCTCCCCTCCTCCTCCTGCACTTCGCAACTTTACATAAACCCTCAGAATCAGATGCGGCAGGAAGAAGAGGCAAAAGCATTTCATGGAAGAGCATCAGAAGCGGAAGAAGCTGTGATAACCCTTTTGATTCGGCACCTTCCCGAAGCCATTCCTCTTGACACCCTCTTCAGACTCTTCTCCCACTACGGTGCTTCCTCTGTCCGTCCTTGCTTCGTTCCTAAGTGCGTCAATTTTTTTGTGCTTTGGTGTTTCAATCCAATCATTGTTCCTTCTTTCTCaattgctctcttttttttttatccttttgtCTTTCTGCAGATTGAGAAACTGTGTATTTTTGGATTTCAAGAATGAAGCTTTGGCTTACCAGGCGCATCGTCAGTTAAATGGGTATTATATTGTTTTGGGATAGTTCATTCCTGTCTGAACATTTACTCTTATACTGATTATGATCCAGTTCAGTTCAATTGCATTAAAAAGTATGCCACTGCCTTTGTTATTGGGTTTTGTTAGGCTGAGGTTTCTTGGTAAAGTCTTATCAGTGGAGAGAGCTAGTAATAAGCCAACCCTAGATTCCAAACATAAAGCAAGTCAAGCTCATTCCGGGGAGGACGCTATTCCACCCACTTCTTTGGCCAATGATGCTACTCAACGTTTCATTTCTGGGTCTATGCCTGCTAGTGAACCCATTGCCCCAAGGCTTGGTGTCGACTATCCATTTCCTCCTCACCTTGAGTACGTTTTTCCATTTCACTGTAGATACAGCTCCTTTCTTCATATGTCTTCTATGACCTGTCCTTAAATTTTCTACCTTACAGGCACAACAATTTAAGCATGCACGTTATTATTTCTGGACTTTTTATCTTGGCTCTTTGTGAAATCTCAGATCCATAGGCAATTTCAGTTCATTAATCAGAATGAAAGAGGCAATACCAATTTGGCTCTTTTGTTATTgaatgtaatgatttttttgccCAAGCTTATCATCCAGTACTTTGATTTGACTGAAAAGTAATACTTATGTTGTCTAACATGTggagttttctttcaaaacctTCTTTGGATGACATAGAAATCTTTAGATTTGTCTATGTCTATTTTAGATTTTAATAGACCTCGTGTTACAGGTATGCTTACCCTCCACCAGATGGAAATATACTGACCAAcattgtaaatgctcttatTGCTGTTCCTCGCTTTTATACACAGGTTGTCTCCAATCTTATGAAATGCTAATAGAACAATTTACTGGTTTTCCTTCCTTGAGCTccatagttatattatatgcataatTCTAATCTAGTTAACTTCATGAGCTTAATGGGACATATATTTTACAACCTACCTTTTAATTCTAGGTGTTGCACTTGATGAACAAAATGAATATTCCAGCTCCATTTCGTATGGCTCTACCAATTCCACCCCTACCACCTTCACTACctgcaccaccaccacctccccCACCTGTACCTGCAAAACTTCATTTGGCAGATCTGTCCAGTGATGAGTCGGAAATGGAATCTTCAGATGAGGTAACCTCTTGCACTGATTACCTAAaatatttggtaaaatattATGCGGTTTAGTCTGTATATACTTAAATGATACCTTTTGTCTTCAAGCAACATTTACATtcattgtcattttgtttttagttgttTGAACAGGAAAACCTCTGCGGTTGATTTTTCtgctaatctttttttttaacctgcatccttttttcaagaaaaaaatgtgTGGACATTTAATTACGAGATTTGGGGAGAATCTTTACAATGTTTCTTCAAATTAGCATTGTGGATGAATCTCTACacttcacttatcaaaaaatgaaTCTCTACACTTCTGCAAAAGTACATTGAAAGAGATGGAACCTAAAGGAAAATCCTTGAGTTGGCTTTTAAACCTGTTATGTAATCCCTGTGGATTCTAATTTTCGCTGTGATACTTTTAGGAGATTAATGGAAAAGCCTATTCTGTTGGAGCTTCAGCACTTAAAAAATATGGTCAAAAGCGTCTCAAGCAAGAAGTGATTGTGGGCCCTGCAGCTGATAAAGATGTCGTTCATGAAGCTGTTGGAGTGAAACCTGCCACGTTGGTCCCGAAAGAGATTCcgttgattaaaaaaaagaactatGTATTACaggtcattttctttttgcaataaATGATTGTATCTCTTacctttcatatttttttatatcctGTTCTTGGTTGGGTTGCAGATCAAAATTGCCCCAAAAGTGATTCAGAATGAACAGAAAGATGATAGCAcagaaaaagaattagaagaccCAGACAAAGAGGGTTCAGATATTAAAGCTTATGCAACCCCAGAAGAATTAGAGAGCAGAAAGTTGCCCCCAGAGGAAATTTTATCACTACCAATGTTTAAGGTACTGAATGTGATTAAAAGTATAGACTGCTCAACACTAACTTATATCAATCTTGAGGATCtgttattttaaacaaaatacatACAACTGGATCAGAATGATTTTGACTCGCAAATATTTACTCATTGAATGATTAATTGAAGCTCTTTCGGATTTTTTTTAGAACTATGCAGCTGGATGTCCTGCTTCTGTGTTGTATGTGAAGAACTTGGCAAAGGACGTGATAGCTGATGACTTCTACTTCATTTTTGGTGAGATCACGAACACTGGTTATTGCTAGTTAATCCAaaatttagtttagttttttatcAATGGTACCTATCTAGCAACTTTCATGCctgtttagaaaaaaagaagattacTTTATGATTGTGTTCTGTTAAATGATTGTATGTTAAATCTTTGTAGTACCTCAAATAATTAATGTTGTGTTTAATACTTCTAACAATGTTATCAAAAAGACAGTTCTGGCTTATTATATCTTACTATATGTGCTTTAGGGTCAGTATTTGGAAGCATTGATGCGGCTAAATCTGGTCTTCGCGTGAAGCTTATGCAGGTGAAGTCTCTGAGTTGTCTTTTAACATCTAAATCAAGACAGTTTTAGTTCCAAGTCCTTagttgtttcaatatatattttttttcattacctatcaaaaaaatatttatttatttttttagagttCTGATTCTTAAAGTACATGAGGTGCAAGGTTTGGTTATCTTTTAGCGAAGTTTCAGTTATGAAAGCCTTATGCAGGACTCGGTCCTATGATCGTACATTAAGAGCATGAATACAACTTGGAAACAAAAGCCACTGTCAATGCTATTAATATAAAGCACTAAGTGAATATTTCACTGAACAAATATGGTACTTAGAGAGGATTAGATGACAACCTAGAGGATTATTTCACTATACATAGGCATTTGGAAAAATTCATGTCTGTGATTGTGAAAGCATGAGCAAAGCCTTCTTACATGGATGTTTCAGTGGATGGAAACAAGTTTGTGGACCTGACATATCATACTAATTTCTTGATTGATTAATATTTGCAATCAAGTTAAAGTGCTATAGTTGCTGAATTCTGGAcctaaaagtaataaaattggATTTCAGGAGGGAAGAATGAGAGGTCAAGCTTTTGTGACATTTCCATCAGTTGAACTTGCCCATCGTGCATTGGTATGTATCTTACAAAATGCAATCTGATGTGCCTGTGTTTCTGCAGCATCTCAGCCCTTGCATATAGAATATTTTGTTTCAGCTGGTCCTTGCTCCTTTTTATGTGCAATATCCTATGATGTTATCGTGTGAGCCTTAAGTCGctataaaaattataatgcaATATCTGGTTGATAGAGTAATCTAAATGATTCATCATAAATTCTTTCGGGTTCCTCAGTAACTCACTGACATGCCTCCCAATTTTAAGTAGCTGTACTTTAGTTTCAAAATGAATGCTgctttaattagaaaaaaatggaTGCTGCTTTGGAAATTGATTATCAAAATCCATACTAGCTGTTAAGAAGGTTCCAATTGGCTGCCTGGGATCCAATTTCGAATCATTGAAATGCAAATTCAGTCCAGaccaaagaaaaggaaaatgcaaTAAAACCAGATTAGTCTTCTCTTCATCTCAAAAGAAAGATCGTTAGGATTTGCTAGTTTGATCGCAAAAATCCCATTTTCAAACCATTATTTGGTTGGGAGAGCCTATGGAAGTATAAGTCCCATTATGTACTAATTTCATTAACATGAACTGCCTCATCACTTTCAGTGTTCAACCTTAAGAATCCACTTTCAGGAAGCCGTCCTGTTATTTCTCTCCCACCTAAGTGGCGGCAAAGGAATTGCTACCTGTATCAAAGTTAGCTTCAGCAATGTACTTATTTCTGTAAATGAATCTAGGGGATGGCCTACCTGTGAGCATAGATAGAAGGAGATGGAAAGGTGGAAACCTGAATCTTAAATCGGACTTTTAGGATTATATCCATACATTTAGCACAATGAATGATGTTGTGATATGAACATAAGAGTTAAACTCTAGATTTCATCAAATTTGAATGTAGTTGCTACTGTAACTTTTGGGTTCTACAACATATGAAATAGGTTATGCTTCATACATATGAACAATCCTACTGATACCATAGTTCATGGCCCTggcttttctaaaaaaaagggCCAGGGTGTTTGCATCTAGAAGAAGCCTAACACTAATTGAAGTAATCTAAAAAGCCTAAGGCTACGTTTGCTGACGTATTTTAAAactcttctctcttttcaaatacaaaaatacacatTTTCAAACTAAGTTACCAAAcgaaacacttttcaaaaaacaaaagcacataacacttttaaaaaaacaaaacataacacACTTTTTAGAAAACTTCCCACATCTTCTATTcgaaatattttgagaaaacatgtGCTTACTTTTTCACTTGTAGAGGCTGACTTGTTActtacaaaacataaaaataaaaaataaaaaataaagaagggagagagagagagagaggttttttATACTAATATGTTAGGTTTCTGGAAATGGCTAGGTTTGGACGTTTCACTGATTGAAGAGTAGCATATATAGTTCTACTTACAACTAAAtgaaatctttcttttttcttttgattatcTTTGCTCATGTGCTGAAGTTGTGATGACTGGCATACCCTTGGTTGCAGAATCTAGGAAATGGATATGTGTTCAAAGGCAAGCCAATGATAATCCAGTTTGGTCGGAATCCTGTAGCTGGCAAAGCAAATTAAATAGATCTACTACAACTAAAGGAAGCTCCATATACTACTGCTTCATGGTTTGTGCTGCCTTGATTATGAAGCTAGCTGGAAGATATCCACTCGGTATTAATGATGCGGTGTAGGCTTCAAGTGTTTACAATGATCAATTGCTCATCAGCTGGCCATactacatgaaaaaaaaaatggtaggtGGTTTTAAGTCATGGAGCATTTCTTGACTAATGGCTGGGAAAAGGTCTGCCGAAGCTCTAGACCACTACTTCAGGAAAACGAATTCCACTGTCAAACTTGTTTGGTGTAGATGGTTGTGGCTTGTGGCTGTAGAAgagaaaattgtcaaaacaattCAAGGACTGAAGCCTGCTGCTAAGGACGTTGAAGAAGATGCATATCTGGTTGGTTTTAGGAGGCATTCCTTTATCAGCAATAAGTGTTACATTTACTGTTGTCAACTCTAAGCTTTCTTCTCATGTGTGCATGCTCCAGAATTAGTGTAGGTACATACATACAAGAGATGGAATACTACAAGGTGCAAAGAAGTATTTCAGTTTTATGACAAATTTATTGCGTTCTCTTGTTATATACATGAGGTAAACGTGGGAATCACGGAAAGTGGATCATCTTCACGGGGTTTGTAATGTGCATTTGAATGTATTGTGCGGTGTGCATTACAACTTTACAAGAGTGATTATTAAGGGGCCGATTTTGAGGGGTTTTTTGCGGATTCGGGTTGGATTTTATCCAACTTGTGCGAGGTGGGTTGCGGGTATAGACCCACCCCTCATaagcatattaaaaaaataaaataaaaaaacctaatacCTCTCTTTTCATCTTTAGCCACCTCCCCTCTTCAGTGcctcttttcttttcgttttttttgttctctcgCCTGTCTCTCTCCCTCTGCTCTATCTCCGTCTTCGTGGACCAACAAAGCTCATACCACTGCTTTGTGAGCTCTCTTCATGTTGACTGAAATCTTTGGGTATCGAAATCTTCGGCTGTTGGGGaatatttttgggttaatcttgagcttttttgggtattgatttttgggttttttcgTATATGTTTCtcttaagggttaaatactaaatacctcATTTAGGTttcgtttctttatttttttctccttagggtttgatttttatcataaaaggtctatgtgattttgataatagatcaaattagtcattccgttagttgacttaatagAAGTTTATGTGGactaatcaaatgttgacacgtggcacctacttaaatttttaatattatttttttaaattaatatatatatattaaaaaaaaaaaaaaaaaaaaaggttagggCCAGAGCCACCCAGCAGCCAAAGGGccattctcaatttttttttttccttttttaaaaaaataattaattaattaagtcttAGAGGTGTCAACATTTAATTGGTCTACGTG
Above is a genomic segment from Corylus avellana chromosome ca9, CavTom2PMs-1.0 containing:
- the LOC132192345 gene encoding U11/U12 small nuclear ribonucleoprotein 65 kDa protein-like isoform X2, with translation MAALLPSSSCTSQLYINPQNQMRQEEEAKAFHGRASEAEEAVITLLIRHLPEAIPLDTLFRLFSHYGASSVRPCFVPKLRNCVFLDFKNEALAYQAHRQLNGYAYPPPDGNILTNIVNALIAVPRFYTQVLHLMNKMNIPAPFRMALPIPPLPPSLPAPPPPPPPVPAKLHLADLSSDESEMESSDEEINGKAYSVGASALKKYGQKRLKQEVIVGPAADKDVVHEAVGVKPATLVPKEIPLIKKKNYVLQIKIAPKVIQNEQKDDSTEKELEDPDKEGSDIKAYATPEELESRKLPPEEILSLPMFKNYAAGCPASVLYVKNLAKDVIADDFYFIFGSVFGSIDAAKSGLRVKLMQEGRMRGQAFVTFPSVELAHRALNLGNGYVFKGKPMIIQFGRNPVAGKAN
- the LOC132192345 gene encoding U11/U12 small nuclear ribonucleoprotein 65 kDa protein-like isoform X1, whose product is MAALLPSSSCTSQLYINPQNQMRQEEEAKAFHGRASEAEEAVITLLIRHLPEAIPLDTLFRLFSHYGASSVRPCFVPKLRNCVFLDFKNEALAYQAHRQLNGLRFLGKVLSVERASNKPTLDSKHKASQAHSGEDAIPPTSLANDATQRFISGSMPASEPIAPRLGVDYPFPPHLEYAYPPPDGNILTNIVNALIAVPRFYTQVLHLMNKMNIPAPFRMALPIPPLPPSLPAPPPPPPPVPAKLHLADLSSDESEMESSDEEINGKAYSVGASALKKYGQKRLKQEVIVGPAADKDVVHEAVGVKPATLVPKEIPLIKKKNYVLQIKIAPKVIQNEQKDDSTEKELEDPDKEGSDIKAYATPEELESRKLPPEEILSLPMFKNYAAGCPASVLYVKNLAKDVIADDFYFIFGSVFGSIDAAKSGLRVKLMQEGRMRGQAFVTFPSVELAHRALNLGNGYVFKGKPMIIQFGRNPVAGKAN